A single Azospirillum sp. TSA2s DNA region contains:
- a CDS encoding thiolase family protein, which yields MKSVVIAGYARSPFAFAHKGELTKVRPDDLLARVIAALVERTGLKTDDIEDVIVGCSFPEGEQGLNVARSISFLAKLPQTAAATTVNRYCGSSMQSIHQAAGAIQMGAGEVFICGGVESMTRVPIMGFNPMPNPALKASYPEAYCSMGITAENVARKYAISRAEQEALAVASHAKAAEAQAAGRMADEIVGIQTPAGLVDKDGCIRPGTTAEGLSGLKPAFIADGTVTAGTSSPLTDGASVVLVTTEEYARANGLPILAKIRSVAVAGCAPELMGLGPVPATRKALARAGLSINDIDIIEINEAFSSQAIACMRDLDIDPSRINPDGGALALGHPLGATGARITGKAAALLKREGKQFALATQCIGGGQGIATILEAV from the coding sequence ATGAAGTCGGTCGTCATCGCCGGTTATGCCCGTTCGCCCTTCGCCTTCGCCCACAAGGGCGAGCTGACCAAGGTCCGCCCCGACGATCTGCTGGCCCGCGTCATCGCGGCGCTGGTCGAGCGCACCGGCCTGAAGACCGACGACATCGAGGATGTCATCGTCGGCTGCTCCTTCCCCGAGGGCGAGCAGGGGCTGAACGTCGCCCGCAGCATCTCCTTCCTGGCCAAGCTGCCGCAGACCGCGGCGGCCACCACGGTCAACCGCTATTGCGGCTCCTCCATGCAGTCGATCCATCAGGCGGCGGGCGCCATCCAGATGGGCGCCGGCGAGGTGTTCATCTGCGGCGGCGTCGAGTCGATGACCCGCGTGCCGATCATGGGCTTCAACCCGATGCCGAACCCGGCGCTGAAGGCCTCCTATCCGGAAGCCTACTGCTCCATGGGCATCACGGCGGAGAATGTCGCCCGCAAATACGCGATCTCCCGCGCTGAGCAGGAGGCGCTGGCCGTCGCGTCCCACGCCAAGGCGGCGGAGGCCCAGGCCGCCGGCCGCATGGCTGACGAGATCGTCGGCATCCAGACCCCGGCCGGTCTGGTCGACAAGGACGGCTGCATCCGTCCCGGCACCACCGCCGAAGGGCTGTCGGGCCTGAAGCCGGCCTTCATCGCCGACGGCACGGTGACCGCCGGCACCTCCTCGCCGCTGACCGACGGCGCTTCGGTCGTTCTGGTGACGACGGAGGAGTATGCCCGCGCCAACGGCCTGCCGATCCTGGCGAAGATCCGCTCGGTCGCGGTCGCCGGCTGCGCGCCGGAGCTGATGGGGCTGGGTCCGGTCCCGGCGACCCGCAAGGCGCTGGCCCGCGCCGGCCTGTCGATCAACGACATCGACATCATCGAGATCAACGAGGCTTTCTCGTCCCAGGCCATCGCCTGCATGCGCGACCTCGACATCGACCCGTCCCGCATCAATCCGGACGGCGGCGCGCTGGCGCTCGGCCACCCGCTGGGGGCCACCGGCGCCCGCATCACCGGCAAGGCCGCGGCCCTGCTGAAGCGCGAAGGCAAGCAGTTCGCGCTGGCCACCCAGTGCATCGGCGGCGGTCAGGGCATCGCCACCATCCTGGAAGCGGTCTGA
- a CDS encoding 3-hydroxyacyl-CoA dehydrogenase/enoyl-CoA hydratase family protein yields the protein MKIERAAVIGAGVMGAGIAAHFANAGIPCVLLDIPAKEGADRSAIAKGAVAKMLKTDPAPFMHPKNAKLITPGNLEDDLNLLADVDWIVEAIVENPAIKADLYKRIDPVRKAGSVVSSNTSTIPLAVLTEGQSEQFAKDFLITHFFNPPRYMRLLEIVGGADTRADALAAISDVGDRRLGKGVVHCKDTPGFIANRIGVFWIQAAVNAAVDLGLTVEEADAVGGRPMGIPKTGVFGLMDLVGLDLMPHIAKSMSATLPANDAYRGQMREHPVITKMIAEGYTGRKGKGGFYRINKAGGGKVKESVDLQTGEYAPSEKARLDSVSAAGRDLRKLCDHPDKGGRFARRVLAQTLAYAASLVPEIADSIVAVDEGMRLGYNWKQGPFELIDRLGTEWFAELCRSEGIPVPALVETAAGRPFYRVEDGKLQHLTTAGVYDTVVRPDGVLLLSDIKRAAGKPVWKNGSASLWDIGDGVLCVEFTSKMNAVDADIMAAYEKAMRLIGDGKGDWKALVIHNEADNFSVGANLGLALFALNIGLWPQIEEMVEGGQRTYRALKYAPFPVVAAPSGMALGGGCEILLHSDHVQAHAETYVGLVEVGVGLIPAWGGCTEMLARHQANPKAPRGPMPGIAKAFEIISTATVAKSAAEAKELLYFRATDGITMNRDRLLADAKAKALELAAAYTPPEKTTAYVLPGPSAKAAMELAVEGFALQGKVTPHDKVVCAALAEVLSGGEEADISKPVGEDHVLRLEREAFMGLVRTGGTIDRIEHMLLTGKPLRN from the coding sequence ATGAAGATCGAACGCGCCGCCGTGATCGGTGCGGGCGTGATGGGCGCCGGCATCGCCGCCCATTTCGCCAACGCCGGCATCCCCTGCGTCCTGCTCGACATCCCTGCGAAGGAAGGTGCCGACCGCAGCGCCATCGCCAAGGGCGCCGTGGCGAAGATGCTGAAGACCGATCCGGCCCCCTTCATGCATCCCAAGAATGCCAAGCTGATCACGCCCGGCAATCTCGAGGATGACCTGAACCTGCTGGCCGACGTCGACTGGATCGTCGAGGCCATCGTCGAGAACCCGGCGATCAAGGCCGATCTGTACAAGCGCATCGACCCGGTGCGCAAGGCAGGCTCGGTGGTGTCGTCCAACACCTCGACCATCCCGCTGGCGGTGCTGACCGAAGGCCAGAGCGAGCAGTTCGCCAAGGACTTCCTCATCACCCACTTCTTCAACCCGCCGCGCTACATGCGGCTGCTGGAGATCGTCGGCGGCGCCGACACGCGCGCCGATGCGCTGGCCGCCATCTCCGACGTCGGCGACCGCCGGCTCGGCAAGGGCGTCGTCCACTGCAAGGACACGCCGGGCTTCATCGCCAACCGCATCGGCGTCTTCTGGATCCAGGCTGCGGTGAATGCCGCGGTCGATCTCGGCCTGACGGTGGAGGAGGCGGACGCCGTCGGCGGCCGTCCGATGGGCATCCCCAAGACCGGCGTGTTCGGCCTGATGGACCTCGTCGGGCTGGACCTGATGCCGCACATCGCCAAGAGCATGTCGGCGACCCTGCCGGCCAATGACGCCTATCGCGGCCAGATGCGCGAACACCCGGTCATCACCAAGATGATCGCGGAGGGCTACACCGGCCGCAAGGGCAAGGGCGGCTTCTACCGCATCAACAAGGCCGGCGGCGGCAAGGTGAAGGAGTCGGTCGATCTGCAGACCGGCGAATACGCCCCGTCGGAGAAGGCCCGGCTGGACAGCGTGTCCGCCGCCGGCCGCGACCTGCGCAAGCTGTGCGATCACCCGGACAAGGGCGGCCGTTTCGCCCGCCGTGTCCTGGCGCAGACGCTGGCCTATGCCGCCAGCCTGGTACCGGAGATCGCCGACAGCATCGTCGCCGTCGATGAGGGCATGCGCCTCGGCTACAACTGGAAGCAGGGTCCGTTCGAACTGATCGACCGGCTGGGCACCGAGTGGTTCGCCGAGCTGTGCCGCTCCGAAGGCATCCCGGTCCCGGCGCTGGTGGAGACCGCCGCAGGCCGCCCCTTCTACCGGGTCGAGGACGGCAAGCTCCAGCACCTGACCACCGCCGGCGTCTACGACACGGTGGTGCGTCCGGACGGCGTGCTGCTGCTGTCCGACATCAAGCGTGCCGCCGGCAAGCCGGTGTGGAAGAACGGCTCGGCCAGCCTGTGGGACATTGGCGACGGCGTGTTGTGCGTCGAGTTCACCAGCAAGATGAACGCCGTCGATGCCGACATCATGGCCGCCTACGAAAAGGCGATGCGCCTGATCGGCGACGGGAAAGGCGACTGGAAGGCGCTGGTCATCCACAACGAGGCCGACAATTTCTCGGTCGGCGCCAATCTGGGCCTTGCCCTGTTCGCGCTGAACATCGGCCTGTGGCCGCAGATCGAGGAGATGGTGGAGGGCGGCCAGCGCACCTACCGCGCGCTGAAATACGCGCCCTTCCCGGTGGTGGCGGCGCCCAGCGGCATGGCATTGGGCGGCGGCTGCGAAATCCTGCTGCATTCCGACCATGTCCAGGCCCATGCCGAGACCTATGTCGGCCTCGTCGAGGTCGGCGTCGGCCTGATCCCGGCCTGGGGCGGCTGCACTGAGATGCTGGCCCGCCATCAGGCCAACCCAAAGGCGCCGCGAGGGCCCATGCCGGGCATCGCCAAGGCCTTCGAGATCATCAGCACCGCCACCGTCGCCAAGTCGGCGGCCGAGGCCAAGGAGCTGCTGTATTTCCGCGCCACCGACGGCATCACCATGAACCGCGACCGCCTGCTGGCCGACGCCAAGGCCAAGGCGCTGGAACTGGCGGCCGCCTATACCCCGCCGGAGAAGACCACGGCCTATGTCCTGCCCGGCCCCAGCGCCAAGGCGGCGATGGAACTCGCGGTGGAAGGCTTCGCCCTGCAGGGCAAGGTCACGCCGCACGACAAGGTGGTCTGCGCCGCCCTGGCCGAGGTGCTGAGCGGCGGCGAGGAAGCCGACATCTCCAAGCCGGTCGGCGAGGACCATGTCCTGCGCCTGGAGCGCGAGGCGTTCATGGGTCTGGTGCGCACCGGCGGCACCATCGACCGGATCGAGCACATGCTGCTCACCGGCAAGCCGCTGCGGAACTGA
- a CDS encoding acyl-CoA dehydrogenase C-terminal domain-containing protein has translation MPIYKAPLEDVRFVLDEIVGLDKLSALSGYEDATPELVGQVLEEGAKLCEEVLFPLNQSGDGEGCHFENGEVRTPKGFKEAYSTYIEAGWQGLACDPAYGGQGLPKLVNIMLEEFICSANLSFGMYPGLSLGAYNALAMYGSDELKQRFLPKLVDGTWSGTMCLTEPHCGTDLGIIRTKAVPDGEGAYKITGTKIFISAGEHDLTENILHLVLARLPDAPAGTRGISLFLVPKFMPNADGTPGARNGVACGSIEHKMGIKASSTCVMNFEDATGWLVGEPHKGMRAMFVMMNAARLAVGIQGLGLSEVSYQNAVNYARERLQGRSLSGVKAPDKPADPIIVHPDVRKNLLTARAFTEGARALGALTAYKLDVAEKHADARTRRDADEFVQLMTPVVKALFTDIGFESANIAVQVHGGHGFIWETGVEQYVRDARICQIYEGTNGIQALDLVGRKLPQDIGRLLRHFFHPVGRDIEAAMEKDELGEFVMPLAKAFAKLQQATALIAQKGLKDPEEAGAAASDYLRLFGLVALGWSWLTMVEKAQAKLAAGEGNAAFYEAKIKTARFYMTKLLPQTNSLFITIAAGAKPLMELEEAAF, from the coding sequence ATGCCGATCTACAAGGCTCCGCTTGAGGATGTGCGCTTCGTCCTGGACGAGATCGTTGGCCTGGACAAGCTGTCGGCCCTGTCGGGTTACGAGGATGCCACGCCGGAACTCGTCGGCCAGGTGCTGGAGGAAGGCGCCAAGCTGTGCGAGGAGGTGCTGTTCCCGCTGAACCAGTCCGGCGATGGCGAGGGCTGCCATTTCGAGAATGGCGAGGTCCGTACGCCCAAGGGCTTCAAGGAGGCGTACAGCACCTATATCGAGGCCGGCTGGCAGGGTTTGGCCTGCGACCCGGCCTATGGCGGGCAGGGGCTGCCGAAGCTGGTCAACATCATGCTGGAGGAGTTCATCTGCTCCGCCAACCTCAGCTTCGGCATGTATCCCGGCCTGTCGCTCGGCGCCTACAACGCGCTGGCGATGTATGGTTCGGACGAGCTGAAGCAGCGTTTCCTGCCCAAGCTGGTCGACGGCACCTGGTCCGGCACCATGTGCCTGACCGAGCCGCATTGCGGCACCGACCTTGGCATCATCCGCACCAAGGCGGTGCCGGACGGCGAGGGTGCCTACAAGATAACCGGCACCAAGATCTTCATCTCGGCCGGCGAGCATGACCTGACCGAGAACATCCTGCATCTGGTGCTGGCCCGCCTGCCGGACGCCCCGGCCGGGACCCGCGGCATCAGCCTGTTCCTGGTGCCGAAGTTCATGCCGAACGCCGACGGCACCCCGGGCGCGCGCAACGGCGTCGCCTGCGGCTCCATCGAGCACAAGATGGGCATCAAGGCGTCGTCGACCTGCGTCATGAACTTCGAGGACGCGACCGGCTGGCTGGTTGGCGAGCCGCACAAGGGCATGCGCGCCATGTTCGTGATGATGAACGCGGCCCGTCTGGCCGTGGGCATCCAGGGGCTGGGGCTGTCCGAGGTCAGCTATCAGAACGCCGTCAACTATGCCCGCGAACGGCTCCAGGGCCGGTCGCTGTCGGGGGTGAAGGCGCCGGACAAGCCGGCCGACCCGATCATCGTCCATCCGGACGTGCGCAAGAACCTGCTGACCGCCCGTGCCTTTACCGAAGGTGCGCGCGCCCTGGGCGCCCTGACGGCCTACAAGCTCGACGTGGCGGAAAAGCACGCCGACGCCCGCACCCGCCGCGATGCCGACGAGTTCGTCCAGCTGATGACGCCGGTCGTCAAGGCGCTGTTCACCGACATCGGTTTCGAGTCGGCCAACATCGCCGTGCAGGTCCATGGCGGCCACGGCTTCATCTGGGAGACCGGCGTCGAGCAGTATGTCCGCGACGCCCGCATCTGCCAGATCTATGAGGGCACCAACGGCATCCAGGCGCTCGACCTCGTCGGCCGCAAGCTGCCGCAGGACATCGGCCGCCTGCTGCGCCACTTCTTCCACCCCGTCGGCCGCGACATCGAGGCGGCGATGGAGAAGGACGAGCTGGGCGAGTTCGTGATGCCGCTGGCCAAGGCCTTCGCCAAGCTGCAGCAGGCCACCGCCCTGATCGCCCAGAAGGGCCTGAAGGATCCGGAGGAGGCCGGTGCCGCCGCCAGCGACTACCTGCGCCTGTTCGGTCTGGTGGCGCTGGGCTGGAGCTGGCTGACCATGGTGGAGAAGGCGCAGGCCAAGCTTGCGGCCGGGGAGGGCAACGCCGCCTTCTATGAGGCCAAGATCAAGACCGCCCGCTTCTATATGACCAAGCTGCTGCCGCAGACGAACAGCCTGTTCATCACCATCGCCGCCGGCGCCAAGCCGCTGATGGAGCTGGAAGAGGCCGCTTTCTAA
- a CDS encoding response regulator transcription factor: MKILIGDDHVLFREGLRRLLEQLRDNATFAEASNFDELLDMAASKDEAYDLVLTDLRMPGWPGFSGIGMLRERQPNAKVVVVSASEAQADVREALENGAAGYIPKSSSVKIMLSALDLIFSGGVYVPATVLREGTEPDHRGAGGVIPPTDPQLEQLLTQRQREVLDRLREGKSNKQIAHELGLSEGTVKIHMTAIFKSLGVRNRTQAAMAFPQSHSA; the protein is encoded by the coding sequence ATGAAGATCCTGATCGGTGATGATCACGTCCTGTTCCGGGAAGGTCTTCGCCGTCTGCTTGAGCAGCTTCGCGATAATGCTACCTTTGCGGAGGCCAGCAATTTCGACGAGCTTCTGGATATGGCGGCGTCGAAGGATGAGGCCTATGACCTTGTCCTGACGGACCTGCGCATGCCCGGCTGGCCCGGCTTCTCTGGTATCGGCATGCTGCGCGAGCGGCAGCCGAACGCCAAGGTCGTGGTCGTGTCGGCGTCGGAGGCACAGGCAGACGTGCGGGAGGCGCTGGAGAACGGCGCCGCCGGCTATATCCCGAAATCGTCCAGCGTGAAGATCATGCTGAGCGCGCTCGACCTGATCTTCTCCGGCGGCGTCTATGTGCCGGCGACGGTTCTGCGCGAGGGGACCGAGCCCGACCACCGCGGTGCCGGTGGCGTGATCCCGCCGACCGATCCGCAGCTGGAGCAGCTTCTGACCCAGCGTCAGCGCGAGGTGCTGGACCGCCTGCGCGAAGGCAAGTCGAACAAGCAGATCGCCCATGAACTGGGCCTGTCCGAAGGGACGGTGAAGATCCACATGACGGCGATCTTCAAGTCGTTGGGCGTTCGCAACCGTACCCAGGCGGCGATGGCCTTCCCGCAGTCGCATTCGGCCTGA
- a CDS encoding CBS domain-containing protein — MHVAAVLKRKGNRIVSAAPEDSVVAVTRLLTEHRIGAVLVIDEDGQPVGILSERDVVRAVARDGAGALDRPAADLMTRELITGTPTDTVADMMAVMTQRRIRHVPIVESGRVVGVISIGDVVKARIDDAELEVESLRGYVAGMG; from the coding sequence ATGCATGTTGCAGCCGTATTGAAGCGCAAGGGCAACCGGATCGTCTCCGCCGCGCCGGAAGACAGCGTTGTCGCCGTCACCCGCCTGCTGACCGAACACCGGATCGGCGCCGTGCTGGTGATCGATGAAGACGGGCAACCGGTCGGCATCCTGTCGGAACGCGACGTGGTGCGGGCCGTCGCCCGCGACGGTGCCGGCGCGCTGGACCGGCCGGCGGCAGACCTGATGACGCGGGAGCTGATCACCGGCACCCCCACCGACACCGTCGCCGACATGATGGCGGTGATGACCCAGCGGCGCATCCGCCATGTGCCCATCGTCGAGTCCGGCCGGGTCGTCGGCGTGATCAGCATCGGCGACGTGGTGAAGGCCCGCATCGACGATGCCGAGCTGGAGGTCGAGTCGCTGCGGGGCTATGTCGCCGGCATGGGGTGA
- a CDS encoding OmpW family protein, whose product MTILSRAAAALLATSALVAIASPSLAQDFKGKSAGDIVVRARGLAVLPQEKGTINNTTLGDIGSAKVGNDYIPEVDFTYFFTDNIAAELIAGTSRHRVKGNLIAGAGGVTEIGKVSLLPPTLTVQYHFMPKERISPYVGAGVNYTLFYNEDAAENPNAAGLRITDTNYKNRFGWALQAGVDVALTGNWSLNFDVKKVFLKTDVTANARLGNVVLPVTSKVTLDPWLVGVGVGYRF is encoded by the coding sequence ATGACCATCCTGTCGCGCGCCGCCGCCGCCCTGCTGGCGACCTCGGCCCTCGTCGCCATCGCTTCTCCGTCGCTCGCTCAGGACTTCAAGGGCAAGTCGGCCGGCGACATCGTCGTCCGTGCGCGCGGCCTGGCCGTGCTGCCGCAGGAAAAGGGCACGATCAACAACACGACGCTGGGTGACATCGGCTCGGCTAAGGTCGGCAACGACTACATCCCCGAAGTCGACTTCACCTACTTCTTCACCGACAACATTGCCGCCGAGCTGATCGCCGGCACCAGCCGTCACCGCGTGAAGGGCAACCTGATCGCCGGCGCCGGCGGCGTCACGGAAATCGGCAAGGTGTCGCTGCTGCCGCCGACCCTGACCGTGCAGTACCACTTCATGCCGAAGGAGCGTATCAGCCCGTATGTCGGCGCCGGCGTCAACTACACCCTGTTCTACAATGAGGACGCGGCCGAGAACCCGAACGCGGCCGGCCTGCGCATCACCGACACCAACTACAAGAACCGCTTCGGCTGGGCTCTGCAGGCCGGTGTCGACGTCGCCCTGACCGGCAACTGGTCGCTGAACTTCGACGTCAAGAAGGTCTTCCTGAAGACCGACGTGACCGCCAATGCCCGCCTGGGCAACGTCGTCCTGCCGGTCACCTCGAAGGTCACGCTGGACCCGTGGCTGGTCGGCGTCGGCGTCGGCTACCGCTTCTAA